One Cryobacterium roopkundense genomic region harbors:
- a CDS encoding acyl-CoA dehydrogenase translates to MADTIQRPTPTTVPSKPDTDTGPVALDGVTTPPRINVATLGRQLLGTWADVRIAARELSARPDMQGIPGLSMAEHRTRVFGQLKVLADNGHVLRAFPTYLGGADDHGGNIAGFEELVIADPSLQIKGGVQWGLFGAAVLHLGTTVHHDKYLPDIMNLTVPGAFAMTEIGHGSDVASIGTTATFDPETDEFVIHTPFRAAWKDYLGNAAKDGIAAVLFAKLITQGVNHGVHAFYLPIRDETGAFLPGIGGEDDGLKGGLNGIDNGRLHFDHVRIPRENLLNRYGDVTADGTYTSSISSPGRRFFTMLGTLVQGRVSLDGAATAASALALTIAVTYGNQRRQFTAGSPVDEEVILDYQRHQRRLLPRLATTYAQTFAHDEFLVKFDDVFSGKADTDADRQDLETLAAALKPLSTWHALDTLQEAREACGGAGFMAANRLVGLRADLDVYATFEGDNNVLLQLVAKRLLTDYSRKFAKADAGALARYVVQQAAGRAYSGSGLRSLGQLMTDRGSTARSVGALRDTEVQRELLTDRVETMIADVAGKLRAATKLPKKEAADLFNAHQNELIEAARAHAELLQWESFTRALEKTDDAGTKQVLTWLRNLFGLGLVEKNLAWYLINGRLSAKRAQAVTAYIDRLIARIRPHAQDLVDAFGYTQDHLRAPIASGIERERQNEAREYYADLRASGHAPREEKASKK, encoded by the coding sequence ATGGCCGACACCATTCAGCGCCCCACCCCCACTACCGTTCCCAGCAAACCCGACACCGACACCGGACCGGTCGCCCTCGACGGCGTGACGACGCCGCCACGGATCAACGTGGCGACTCTCGGCCGGCAGCTTCTCGGCACCTGGGCCGACGTGCGCATCGCGGCCCGCGAGCTCTCCGCACGCCCGGACATGCAGGGGATCCCCGGCCTGTCGATGGCCGAACACCGCACCCGCGTCTTCGGCCAGCTCAAGGTGCTCGCCGACAACGGTCACGTGCTGCGCGCGTTCCCGACCTACCTCGGCGGGGCCGACGACCACGGCGGCAACATCGCCGGTTTTGAGGAGCTGGTGATCGCCGACCCGAGCCTGCAGATCAAGGGCGGCGTGCAGTGGGGTCTGTTCGGCGCCGCCGTGCTGCACCTCGGCACCACGGTGCACCACGACAAGTACCTGCCCGACATTATGAACCTCACCGTGCCCGGCGCCTTCGCGATGACAGAGATCGGCCACGGCTCCGACGTGGCGAGCATCGGCACGACGGCCACCTTCGACCCGGAAACCGACGAATTCGTCATCCACACGCCGTTCCGTGCGGCGTGGAAGGACTACCTCGGCAACGCCGCGAAAGACGGCATCGCCGCCGTGCTGTTCGCCAAGCTCATCACCCAGGGCGTCAACCACGGCGTGCACGCCTTCTACCTGCCCATCCGCGACGAGACCGGCGCCTTCCTGCCCGGCATCGGCGGCGAAGACGACGGCCTTAAAGGCGGCCTCAACGGCATCGACAACGGGCGGTTGCACTTCGACCACGTGCGCATCCCGCGAGAGAATCTGCTCAACCGCTACGGCGACGTCACCGCCGATGGTACCTACACGAGCTCGATCTCGAGCCCCGGGCGCCGCTTCTTCACGATGCTCGGAACGCTCGTGCAGGGTCGCGTGTCGCTCGACGGTGCCGCGACCGCTGCATCCGCTCTGGCGCTCACGATCGCCGTCACCTACGGCAACCAGCGTCGCCAATTCACAGCCGGCAGTCCCGTGGACGAAGAGGTCATTCTCGACTACCAGCGTCACCAGCGCCGCCTCCTGCCGCGCCTCGCCACGACCTACGCGCAGACCTTCGCGCACGACGAGTTCCTGGTGAAGTTCGACGACGTGTTTAGCGGCAAGGCCGACACGGATGCTGATCGCCAGGACCTTGAGACCCTCGCCGCCGCACTCAAGCCGCTCTCCACCTGGCATGCCCTCGATACGCTCCAGGAGGCCAGAGAGGCCTGCGGCGGCGCCGGGTTCATGGCCGCCAACCGGCTCGTCGGGCTGCGCGCCGACCTCGACGTGTATGCCACGTTCGAGGGCGACAACAATGTGCTGCTGCAGCTTGTGGCCAAACGCCTGCTCACGGATTACAGCCGCAAGTTCGCCAAAGCGGATGCCGGCGCCCTCGCCCGCTACGTCGTGCAGCAGGCGGCCGGTCGCGCCTACAGCGGCAGCGGCCTGCGCAGCCTCGGCCAGCTGATGACCGACCGCGGGTCGACGGCGCGCTCCGTCGGCGCCCTCCGCGACACTGAGGTGCAACGCGAGCTGCTGACCGACCGCGTCGAGACGATGATCGCCGACGTGGCAGGCAAGCTGCGCGCGGCCACGAAGCTGCCCAAGAAGGAAGCGGCCGATCTCTTCAACGCCCATCAGAACGAGCTCATCGAAGCGGCGCGTGCCCACGCCGAACTGCTGCAGTGGGAGTCGTTCACCCGGGCGCTGGAGAAGACCGACGACGCGGGAACGAAGCAGGTGCTCACCTGGCTGCGGAACCTCTTCGGCCTCGGCCTGGTGGAGAAGAATCTCGCGTGGTACCTCATCAACGGGCGCCTCTCGGCGAAGCGCGCGCAGGCCGTCACGGCCTACATCGACAGGTTGATTGCGCG
- a CDS encoding class I SAM-dependent methyltransferase: MDMSNLDWTGYFDAQAGRRVRSVLTDTLARRGMPEPGIAIDLGCGEGTETRYLLHNGWRVLAYDADPAAGARVRAGLDADELGRFTFTASRFEDLGVLPPADLVLSSFALPFCHPEAFPALWASIRSALAPGAWFAGEMFGPHDEWADNATMNFHDRANVESLLTGLEVASLVEEDRPGQSFSGPKRWHVFHISARRPA; the protein is encoded by the coding sequence ATGGACATGTCGAACCTCGACTGGACCGGGTACTTCGACGCGCAGGCCGGCCGCCGCGTGCGTTCCGTGCTCACGGACACCCTCGCACGCCGAGGCATGCCTGAGCCGGGCATCGCGATCGACCTCGGCTGCGGCGAGGGCACCGAGACGCGTTACCTGCTGCACAACGGATGGCGCGTGCTCGCCTACGACGCCGACCCCGCAGCCGGGGCGCGCGTGCGCGCCGGCCTCGATGCCGACGAGCTCGGCCGGTTCACGTTCACGGCGAGTCGTTTCGAAGACCTCGGCGTCCTGCCCCCGGCAGACCTCGTCCTGTCGTCGTTTGCGCTGCCGTTCTGTCACCCGGAGGCATTCCCGGCACTGTGGGCGAGCATCCGTTCTGCCCTCGCCCCCGGCGCGTGGTTCGCCGGCGAAATGTTCGGACCTCACGACGAGTGGGCTGACAACGCCACCATGAACTTTCACGACCGGGCCAACGTCGAGAGTCTGCTCACCGGCCTTGAGGTGGCGAGCTTGGTCGAAGAGGACCGCCCCGGCCAGTCCTTCTCCGGCCCGAAGCGCTGGCACGTCTTCCACATCTCCGCCCGCCGTCCCGCCTGA
- the recQ gene encoding DNA helicase RecQ: MSWNAEIPWNPDEFEPPDDFDAPPPPDFGGYAAAPQSGGSPSGGPAHADRQASAARFSATAPATRKFATAAEALHTVFGYDSFRGDQAAIIAQVVDGKDAVVLMPTGGGKSLCYQIPSLVREGTGIVVSPLIALMQDQVDALTAVGVRAAFLNSSQDSASRGQVERDYLAGNLDLLYVAPERLSSEATKRFLDQGTIALFAIDEAHCVSQWGHDFRPDYLALSELADRWPDVPRIALTATATDATHQEITSRLQMGDAKHFVASFDRPNIQYRIVGKSEVRKQLLSFIKTEHPDDAGIVYALSRKTVDQTAEFLRQSGLNALPYHAGLDAGLRARTQSKFLRDEGVIIVATIAFGMGIDKPDVRFVAHIDLPKSVEGYYQETGRAGRDGAPANAWLAYGLSDVVQQRRMIDESPGDMSHRRKLSAHLDAMLALCETVHCRRVNLLRYFGQTSEPCGNCDTCLEPPEAWDGTVPAQKLLSTIVRLLRERNQKFGAGHLIDILRGKETPRATQHRHTELKTWGIGADLSDQQWRGVVRQLLAQGYLATSGEYGTLILTDTAAEVLAGSRQVQLRTEPDRPARSAAGRTSSKKAAAADLSPEQATLFEALRVWRSAQSREQGVPAYIVFGDATLLAVAAAKPASMGDLDGITGIGAKKLEAYGEALLEVVAAGPGA; encoded by the coding sequence GTGAGTTGGAACGCCGAAATCCCCTGGAATCCTGACGAGTTCGAACCACCGGACGATTTCGATGCACCGCCACCGCCCGACTTCGGCGGGTACGCGGCCGCACCGCAGTCCGGAGGCTCTCCGTCCGGCGGTCCCGCGCACGCCGACCGGCAGGCATCCGCTGCCCGCTTCAGTGCCACGGCCCCGGCCACCCGCAAATTCGCCACGGCGGCAGAGGCTCTGCACACGGTCTTCGGTTACGACTCCTTTCGCGGGGACCAGGCGGCGATCATCGCGCAGGTTGTGGACGGCAAGGATGCCGTGGTGCTGATGCCCACCGGCGGCGGCAAGAGCCTGTGCTACCAGATTCCGAGCCTCGTGCGGGAGGGCACCGGCATCGTGGTCTCCCCGCTGATCGCCCTGATGCAGGACCAGGTCGACGCGCTCACCGCGGTTGGCGTGCGGGCCGCCTTCCTCAACTCGAGCCAGGACTCAGCCTCCCGCGGCCAGGTAGAGCGCGACTACCTCGCCGGCAACCTCGATCTGCTCTACGTGGCTCCCGAGCGACTCTCGAGCGAGGCCACCAAGCGTTTTCTCGACCAGGGCACCATCGCACTGTTCGCCATCGACGAGGCGCACTGTGTCTCGCAGTGGGGCCACGACTTCAGGCCCGACTACCTCGCGCTGTCCGAGCTCGCCGACCGCTGGCCCGACGTGCCGCGCATCGCCCTCACCGCCACGGCGACGGATGCGACGCATCAGGAAATCACCAGCCGCCTACAGATGGGCGACGCGAAGCACTTTGTGGCGAGCTTCGACCGGCCCAACATCCAGTACCGCATTGTGGGTAAGTCTGAGGTGCGCAAGCAGTTGCTGTCGTTCATCAAGACGGAGCACCCTGACGACGCCGGCATCGTCTACGCCCTCAGCCGCAAGACCGTGGACCAGACCGCGGAGTTCCTGCGACAGAGCGGGCTGAACGCGCTGCCGTACCACGCCGGTCTCGACGCGGGACTGCGCGCCCGCACGCAGTCGAAGTTTCTGCGCGACGAGGGCGTCATCATCGTGGCGACCATCGCCTTCGGCATGGGCATCGACAAGCCGGATGTGCGCTTCGTGGCCCACATTGACCTGCCCAAATCGGTCGAAGGCTACTACCAGGAGACCGGTCGCGCCGGGCGTGACGGCGCCCCCGCCAATGCCTGGCTCGCCTACGGCCTGTCCGACGTGGTGCAGCAGCGCCGCATGATCGACGAGTCGCCCGGCGACATGAGCCACCGGCGCAAGCTGTCCGCCCACCTCGACGCCATGCTCGCGCTCTGTGAAACCGTGCACTGCCGCCGCGTCAACCTGCTGCGCTACTTCGGCCAGACGAGCGAGCCGTGCGGCAACTGCGACACCTGCCTTGAGCCGCCGGAGGCCTGGGATGGCACTGTGCCCGCGCAGAAACTGCTGTCCACGATCGTGCGCCTGCTGCGCGAGCGCAACCAGAAATTCGGCGCCGGTCACCTCATCGACATTCTGCGCGGCAAGGAAACCCCGCGCGCCACCCAGCACCGGCACACCGAGCTCAAGACCTGGGGCATCGGCGCCGACCTGAGCGACCAGCAGTGGCGCGGCGTGGTGCGGCAGCTGCTCGCGCAGGGCTACCTCGCCACGTCGGGGGAGTACGGCACCCTGATTCTCACGGACACCGCCGCCGAGGTGCTCGCCGGCAGCCGACAGGTGCAGCTGCGCACAGAGCCCGACCGGCCCGCGCGCTCCGCCGCCGGCCGCACCTCGAGCAAGAAGGCCGCAGCCGCGGACCTGTCGCCGGAGCAGGCGACCCTGTTCGAGGCCCTCCGTGTATGGCGCTCCGCGCAGTCGCGGGAGCAGGGCGTTCCGGCGTACATCGTGTTCGGCGACGCGACACTGCTCGCCGTCGCAGCCGCGAAGCCGGCCAGCATGGGCGACCTCGACGGCATCACCGGCATCGGCGCCAAGAAACTCGAAGCCTACGGCGAGGCGCTGCTCGAGGTTGTCGCTGCCGGGCCCGGCGCCTGA
- a CDS encoding acyltransferase family protein has product MASIADAHQPRDNAFNLIRLVLATLVIVSHSWPISGFGQDPQLGDMKLGMFAVGGFFAISGFLITKSRMRTALWPYLWRRALRILPAYWVCLVFTGFVAAAIAGALNGGWSVQDGLHYVVSNADMRNGDLLVGDTLVGSPIDTIWNGSLWTLRYEIGCYVLVGLLLLSGFVRARRWPLLALFAAATAFAFIEGFRQDSGNLQNIALLVPFFLAGAVVFVYSDIVPLSGTLGVAASLLVVALCVLGVGRELAALPLAYAMIWVATVLPAVLRRLGSRNDYSYGVYVYAFPVQQLLVLAGATQFGIVFFIAASFLSTAPLAVASWWLIEKPAQTFKKGFRARPRVVGRRRPRLGTPGRR; this is encoded by the coding sequence ATGGCCAGCATCGCCGACGCTCACCAGCCGCGCGACAACGCCTTCAATCTGATTCGCCTCGTGCTCGCCACGCTCGTGATCGTGTCGCATTCCTGGCCCATCTCAGGGTTCGGACAGGACCCGCAACTCGGTGACATGAAACTGGGCATGTTCGCGGTCGGTGGGTTCTTTGCGATCAGCGGGTTCCTGATCACGAAGAGTCGCATGCGAACTGCGCTGTGGCCCTATCTCTGGCGTCGTGCCCTGCGTATTCTCCCGGCGTACTGGGTGTGCCTCGTCTTCACTGGCTTCGTCGCCGCAGCCATCGCTGGAGCCCTGAACGGCGGGTGGAGCGTGCAGGACGGCCTGCACTACGTCGTCAGCAACGCAGACATGCGAAACGGCGACCTGCTCGTGGGAGACACTCTGGTGGGATCGCCCATTGACACCATCTGGAACGGTTCCCTCTGGACCCTGCGCTATGAGATCGGCTGCTACGTACTGGTCGGGCTGCTGCTCCTCAGCGGCTTCGTGCGCGCGCGTCGGTGGCCGCTGCTCGCGCTCTTCGCGGCGGCGACGGCATTCGCGTTCATCGAGGGATTTCGCCAGGATTCGGGAAACCTGCAGAACATCGCCCTGCTCGTCCCGTTCTTTCTGGCCGGCGCGGTCGTGTTCGTGTACAGCGATATCGTGCCGCTCAGCGGCACGCTCGGTGTCGCAGCGAGCCTGCTGGTCGTGGCGCTCTGCGTTCTCGGCGTCGGCCGCGAGCTCGCTGCCCTCCCGCTGGCCTACGCCATGATCTGGGTCGCTACCGTGCTTCCGGCCGTGCTGCGGCGATTGGGCAGCCGCAACGACTATTCGTACGGCGTTTATGTCTATGCCTTTCCCGTGCAGCAGTTGCTCGTGCTGGCTGGCGCAACCCAATTCGGAATTGTCTTCTTCATCGCGGCGAGTTTTCTCAGCACGGCGCCGCTCGCCGTGGCGAGCTGGTGGCTGATCGAGAAGCCGGCGCAGACCTTCAAGAAAGGGTTTCGTGCGCGGCCACGGGTCGTGGGGCGGCGTCGACCTCGACTCGGGACACCCGGGCGCAGGTAG
- a CDS encoding copper resistance CopC family protein yields the protein MKEATRRSALRLMCGTALGGIITAVALGLFAGPASAHNYPVGYSPAEDSVVTEQPEVFSVTTNDLLLDLDGTGAASAMQVTGPTSAATPLYYGDGCAAVSGATVETEAQLGEAGDYTVVWQTVSTDGHAVSGEFSFTWQPAAGQVLAEGSTAKPDCGGAGSQATDAPVTGSAPADASAAPALSDLAWIGGSLAVVLIAVGATVFFVRRTPQQ from the coding sequence GTGAAGGAGGCAACTCGTCGGTCCGCACTCCGCCTGATGTGCGGCACGGCGCTGGGTGGCATCATCACGGCCGTGGCGCTGGGCTTGTTCGCGGGCCCGGCCTCGGCGCACAACTACCCGGTGGGCTATTCCCCGGCCGAGGACTCCGTCGTCACGGAGCAGCCGGAGGTCTTCTCCGTGACCACGAACGACCTGCTGCTCGACCTCGATGGCACCGGCGCGGCAAGCGCTATGCAGGTCACGGGCCCCACGTCGGCTGCCACACCGCTCTACTACGGCGATGGGTGCGCCGCCGTCTCCGGCGCCACTGTGGAAACCGAGGCGCAGCTCGGTGAGGCCGGCGACTACACGGTGGTCTGGCAGACCGTGTCCACCGACGGCCACGCCGTCTCGGGTGAGTTCTCCTTCACCTGGCAGCCCGCCGCGGGTCAGGTGCTCGCAGAGGGGTCAACCGCCAAGCCCGACTGTGGCGGCGCCGGAAGTCAGGCAACGGATGCCCCGGTCACCGGCTCGGCCCCGGCCGACGCATCCGCTGCCCCGGCCCTGAGCGATCTGGCCTGGATCGGCGGGTCCCTAGCCGTCGTGCTGATTGCAGTCGGGGCCACGGTGTTCTTCGTGCGCCGCACACCGCAGCAGTAA
- a CDS encoding YcnI family protein translates to MSSRHSAALAVAVTAAVHPNVEGFIMKITRSTTALTASALAAGVLLALGAPLAASAHVSAVPSSTAAGSSSVVTFATSHGCEGSPTTSMAFTIPESIASVSPTITPGWDVAKVAVDLATPIDDGHGNEVTTRTGQIVYTAQTPLEDGFRTTFALSVSLPADAAGETLEFPVLQTCEVGANDWSDSTVEGEDEPASPAPFITVTAATGDEHGHDAAAVVDTHDAAADTTAAAASSDDVLARVLGVGGLAVGAVGIVLAVTARRKQSA, encoded by the coding sequence ATGAGTAGCAGACATAGCGCTGCGCTCGCCGTGGCTGTGACGGCCGCCGTGCACCCCAACGTTGAAGGATTCATCATGAAGATCACCCGCAGCACCACCGCACTGACCGCATCCGCTCTCGCCGCCGGCGTACTGCTCGCCCTCGGCGCGCCGCTCGCCGCGAGCGCTCACGTCTCTGCCGTCCCATCGTCCACCGCCGCCGGCTCGTCGTCCGTCGTGACGTTCGCCACCTCCCACGGCTGCGAGGGCTCGCCCACCACGAGCATGGCTTTCACCATTCCCGAGAGCATCGCGAGCGTTTCCCCCACGATCACCCCCGGCTGGGATGTCGCCAAGGTGGCCGTCGACCTGGCGACCCCGATCGACGACGGCCACGGCAACGAGGTCACCACCCGCACCGGCCAGATCGTCTACACGGCGCAGACGCCGCTTGAAGACGGCTTCCGCACCACCTTCGCGCTCAGCGTTTCGCTTCCGGCCGATGCCGCCGGTGAGACCCTGGAATTCCCGGTGTTGCAGACGTGTGAGGTGGGCGCAAACGACTGGAGCGACAGCACCGTAGAGGGAGAAGACGAGCCCGCGAGCCCGGCGCCGTTCATCACGGTGACCGCGGCGACCGGGGACGAGCACGGTCATGACGCGGCAGCCGTCGTCGACACCCACGACGCGGCGGCCGACACGACGGCGGCAGCCGCATCTTCGGATGATGTGCTCGCCCGAGTGCTCGGCGTCGGCGGCCTCGCGGTCGGTGCGGTGGGCATTGTGCTCGCCGTCACCGCGCGCCGCAAGCAGTCGGCGTAG
- a CDS encoding ExeM/NucH family extracellular endonuclease: MRQSEPATYPSERRRRRRGLIAVGLAALFAVAVVTFVADRGALPTAADTAARTISEVQGTGAESPLVGSVVTVEGVVTADLRAGGFAGFYVQTAGSGGESDATPGASDAVFVYLGSGADPASTGATLGDLVRVTGPVSEHQGLTEITAATPGAIDVVPSGGVTPAATDLPDTAIDAEREALEGMLVHPAGTFRVSDSHELDQFGSLWLTAGPETPVTGTEQARPGPLAAAASEKNRARRLVLDDGSSARLNQGDEQPYFSGATVVRAGDTIVWPAQAWVLSYGFDDWRLQPATPIEVAGDPAPPTFAQTNPRPLGPPSVGGSVRAATFNVQNYFTTLSSDNPQARGAATPAQFRVQKSKIVSAINGLGADVVCLLEIENSIRLGEPIDTAVADLVGGLNAALGTPTWAFVPTPESLHDAAHTDFITTALIYKADAVTPVGPSVTRLPAAGLENTRAPIAQTFQMSDRTVTVVANHFKSKSGDGPDPSDGQGHSSAERVRQSRSLVALVGELQSASGSPDVLMLGDFNAYAEEDPILVLSEAGFVDLLHDLAPGEYTYLYDGEMGSLDHALATPSLAAAVSGAAVWSINSAEWAGRGYASGLADPASPFRSSDHDPVLVGISP; this comes from the coding sequence ATGCGTCAGAGTGAACCGGCAACATACCCCTCCGAGCGTCGGAGAAGGAGGCGTGGGCTGATTGCCGTCGGGCTCGCGGCGCTGTTCGCGGTGGCTGTCGTCACGTTTGTGGCCGACCGGGGCGCGCTGCCCACCGCAGCAGACACCGCCGCGCGCACGATCTCCGAGGTACAGGGCACCGGCGCAGAGAGCCCGCTGGTCGGTTCCGTCGTCACTGTCGAGGGCGTGGTGACGGCCGATCTTCGGGCGGGCGGGTTTGCCGGCTTCTACGTACAGACGGCCGGGTCCGGCGGAGAATCGGATGCGACCCCCGGCGCCTCCGACGCTGTCTTCGTGTATCTCGGCTCGGGCGCAGACCCGGCGTCCACCGGAGCGACCCTCGGCGATCTCGTGCGCGTCACTGGACCTGTGAGCGAACATCAGGGGCTCACCGAAATCACCGCCGCGACGCCGGGTGCCATCGACGTCGTGCCGTCGGGCGGTGTCACGCCGGCGGCGACGGACCTGCCCGATACCGCGATCGACGCGGAGAGGGAGGCCCTCGAGGGCATGCTCGTGCACCCGGCGGGAACCTTCCGGGTCAGCGACAGTCACGAGCTCGACCAGTTCGGCTCCCTCTGGCTCACCGCGGGTCCGGAAACTCCGGTGACCGGCACCGAGCAAGCCCGACCCGGGCCGCTGGCCGCCGCGGCGAGTGAGAAGAACCGGGCACGACGCTTGGTGCTCGACGACGGGTCGAGTGCACGCCTGAATCAGGGCGACGAGCAACCGTACTTTTCCGGTGCCACAGTCGTGCGTGCCGGCGACACCATTGTATGGCCGGCACAGGCGTGGGTGCTCTCCTATGGATTCGACGACTGGCGCCTGCAGCCGGCCACGCCGATCGAGGTTGCGGGCGACCCCGCCCCGCCCACATTCGCGCAGACCAACCCGCGCCCGCTCGGCCCGCCCAGCGTGGGAGGGAGCGTGCGTGCGGCCACCTTCAACGTGCAGAACTACTTCACGACCCTGTCCAGCGACAACCCGCAGGCGCGCGGCGCGGCGACGCCCGCCCAGTTTCGTGTGCAGAAGTCGAAGATCGTGTCCGCCATCAATGGTCTGGGTGCCGACGTGGTCTGTCTGCTCGAAATCGAGAACTCGATCAGGCTCGGCGAACCGATCGACACCGCCGTCGCCGATCTGGTGGGCGGCCTCAACGCGGCCCTCGGCACGCCGACGTGGGCCTTCGTGCCCACACCCGAGTCACTCCACGACGCCGCCCACACTGACTTCATCACGACAGCCCTTATCTATAAAGCGGATGCCGTGACTCCCGTCGGTCCCAGTGTCACCCGACTGCCCGCGGCCGGCCTCGAGAACACCCGCGCCCCGATCGCGCAGACGTTCCAGATGTCGGATCGCACGGTGACGGTCGTGGCCAATCACTTCAAGTCGAAAAGCGGTGACGGCCCGGATCCCTCCGACGGCCAAGGGCACTCCAGCGCCGAGCGTGTGCGCCAGTCGCGTTCTTTGGTGGCACTCGTGGGGGAGCTGCAGTCGGCATCCGGCAGCCCCGACGTGCTAATGCTCGGCGATTTCAACGCCTATGCCGAAGAAGACCCGATCCTGGTCCTCAGCGAGGCGGGCTTCGTGGACCTGCTCCACGACCTCGCCCCTGGCGAGTACACCTACCTATACGACGGAGAAATGGGCTCCCTGGACCACGCGCTCGCCACTCCGTCACTCGCCGCCGCTGTCTCGGGCGCCGCAGTGTGGTCGATCAACTCGGCCGAATGGGCCGGCCGAGGCTACGCGTCTGGGCTCGCCGACCCGGCAAGCCCGTTCCGCTCGAGCGACCACGACCCCGTGCTCGTGGGCATCTCGCCGTAG
- the pip gene encoding prolyl aminopeptidase, with the protein MESYPPIEPFATGMMDVGDGHGVYWETSGNPSGTPVVMLHGGPGSGSTPGGRRNWNPSKYLIVQLDQRNCGKSTPSASDPAVTLETNTLHHLIDDLEQLRAHLRVDRWVVWGASWGCTLALAYAEAHPDRVRALILVSVTMTRPSDVHWLYHDIARYLPEQWRAFQAGVPVAERDGDLVAAYDRLLNQSGDSRIQADAAQRWCDWEDAAVSLEPGWSPSIRYQDADFRMQFARIVAHYFSHGAWLQESQVLRDAHRLQGIPGVLIHGALDIGGPVDVPWQLAQAWPDAQLTVVGQAGHHGSARTLQLILEASARFETSP; encoded by the coding sequence ATGGAGAGCTACCCACCGATCGAACCGTTCGCGACCGGAATGATGGATGTCGGTGATGGGCACGGCGTGTACTGGGAGACGAGCGGAAACCCGTCCGGTACCCCCGTGGTGATGCTCCACGGCGGTCCAGGGTCGGGGAGCACTCCCGGTGGGCGGCGCAACTGGAATCCGTCGAAGTACCTGATCGTGCAACTGGACCAACGCAACTGCGGCAAGAGCACGCCCTCGGCGAGCGACCCGGCCGTGACCCTCGAAACGAACACCTTGCACCACCTCATCGACGATCTCGAGCAGTTGCGCGCACACCTCCGCGTGGATCGCTGGGTGGTGTGGGGCGCATCGTGGGGGTGCACTCTCGCGTTGGCCTATGCGGAGGCCCATCCAGATCGGGTTCGGGCGCTCATCCTTGTCTCCGTGACGATGACTCGACCGAGCGATGTGCACTGGCTCTATCACGACATCGCACGGTATCTTCCCGAGCAGTGGCGCGCGTTCCAGGCCGGCGTGCCGGTGGCAGAGCGCGATGGCGACCTCGTTGCGGCCTATGACAGGCTGCTGAACCAGTCCGGCGACAGCAGGATTCAAGCCGACGCTGCGCAGCGCTGGTGCGACTGGGAAGACGCCGCTGTGTCGCTCGAACCCGGCTGGAGCCCGAGCATTCGCTATCAAGATGCCGACTTTCGCATGCAGTTTGCGCGAATCGTGGCGCACTATTTCTCGCACGGCGCCTGGCTGCAGGAGAGCCAGGTGCTCCGCGATGCGCACCGCCTGCAGGGGATTCCCGGCGTCTTGATACACGGCGCCTTGGACATCGGCGGTCCGGTGGATGTGCCGTGGCAACTCGCGCAGGCCTGGCCCGATGCGCAGCTGACCGTCGTGGGGCAAGCGGGCCACCACGGCAGCGCACGTACCCTGCAGCTCATCCTGGAGGCGAGCGCCCGGTTCGAGACCTCGCCCTAG